In the Nocardioides marmotae genome, CGAACACCGCGACCGTCGACGACCCGGGCGACCCGTCGCTCGCGCGGGCCGCCGCGGCCCTGGACGCCGTGGAGCAGGCAGCGCGGGAGCGGGACACCACACCGGTCTCCCTGGACCGCCGGCTCCGCGACGACCTGCGCGACTCGCTCCTGCACCCCTCGGCCCGGCTGCGGTCGGTGCAGGTGCGGCACGCGTTCCGCACCGGGCTGGGCATGCTGGTGATGCTGTCCGTCACCGCCGACCTCGGGCCGCACGACCCCCTGGTCGCCTCGGCGCTGATGACCACCTTCGGGATCCTCCAGGCCAGCTGGCGCGAGACGCTCAGCAAGGCGAAGGCGAAGATCCTCGGCGTGCTCGTCGGCTCGGCCGCCGTCGCGGTGATCCTGCTGACGGTTCCCGAGGAGTACCTGGTCGCGGTCGCCGGCCTCTCGCTGGCCCTCGGCCTCTGGTACATCACGACCCGCCCGGCCGTCGGCGCGGCCTTCATGGTCATGGTCAGCGTCGGCCTCAACGCGGTGACCCGCGACCTCGACGCCGCCGACCTGCTCGTCCAGTACGTCCTGCTGGTCCTGTGCGGGCTGGTCGTCGGGGTGGTCATCGGCTTCGCCGTCGTGCCGGCCTTCCGGCCCCCGCCGCTGCGGCAGCGCATCGAGGAGGCGACCGAGGCGACCACCCGCGTGCTGCAGGCCACCGCGGGTGTCACGCACCCCCACGGGGCCCACGCCCTCGGGTCCTCCGCGGGCGTCCCGCTCCTCGCGCTGCACCGCGACGCCGCGCAGAAGCAGGACGAGCTCGTGCCCGACCACGACGACCTCGACGACCGGCAGCTGGCGGAGCTCGACCGGCTCCGGACCGGCCTGCACGACCTGGTCACCATGGTCGCCACGGCGACCTGGGACGGCGCCTCCCTGACCCGGGCAGCCGAGCTGCTCCGACCCGAGGACGCGGCGGCCACGGCGCCAGGGGGCATCGAGGCGGAGGCGGACGGGAACGCCGCCTCCTCGACCCTGCACGACCTCGCCGAGCAGTCCGGGCAGGCCGAGCGGTACCTCCTGCGGACGCTGCCCGCCGGCGCCTGAGACGCCCTCTGAGGCGGCCGGCGCCGGGAACGCCGACGGGGTGGTCCCGGGGCACGGATGCCCCGGGACCACCCCGGTGTCAGCGACTCAGCTCAGCGGCCGAGTGGATCAGCGGCTCAGAGGCCCGCGATCGCGTCGTTGAACGTCTGCGAGGGGCGCATCACGGCCGACGCCTTGGCGTCGTCGGGCCGGTAGTACCCGCCGATGTCGACCGAGGAGCCCTGGACGCCGTTGAGCTCGGCGACGATGGTCTCCTCCTCGGCGGCCAGCTTCTCCGCGAGCGGCTTGAAGGCCGCGGCGAGGTCGGCGTCCTCGGTCTGGTTCGCCAGCTCCTGGGCCCAGTAGAGCGCCAGGTAGAAGTGCGAGCCGCGGTTGTCGATGCCGCCGACGCGACGGGTCGGGGACTTGTCCTCGTTGAGGAGGGTCCCGGTCGCCCGGTCGAGGGCGTCGGCGAGGACCTTCGCGCCCGGCGTGCCGGCCTGCTCGGCGTACAGCTCGAGGGAGGGCACCAGGGCGAAGAACTCACCGAGGCTGTCCCAGCGCAGGTAGTTCTCCTTGACCAGCTGCTGCACGTGCTTGGGCGCGGAGCCGCCGGCGCCGGTCTCGAAGAGGCCACCGCCGTTCATCAGCGGGACG is a window encoding:
- a CDS encoding FUSC family protein; its protein translation is MSVSPRDDEPTGRRSAGPPTETAGTAGTAGTAGTAGTTEQAQADGTAQQGKPGGSPLLLVLMAIAVVPSVVLADSFDAGPAAIIGGMVGLFSLVALMGGTLRADLRSAALVVPLLLLGAIVPRLLGEVSRPAAIVLVALIVFVGALLPLRGPTFANTGLGLGMTTLYSYAYATRGATDHQQVITAALAGVVVALLLRVLVGISDPAKPARDQVADVLVADDPSAATATAFDTWLGEGRPRWLGVALEGASRFRLAARAAELTADPSTEPETALRDRARAAAELVRAKKAPAPDAPTATNTANTATVDDPGDPSLARAAAALDAVEQAARERDTTPVSLDRRLRDDLRDSLLHPSARLRSVQVRHAFRTGLGMLVMLSVTADLGPHDPLVASALMTTFGILQASWRETLSKAKAKILGVLVGSAAVAVILLTVPEEYLVAVAGLSLALGLWYITTRPAVGAAFMVMVSVGLNAVTRDLDAADLLVQYVLLVLCGLVVGVVIGFAVVPAFRPPPLRQRIEEATEATTRVLQATAGVTHPHGAHALGSSAGVPLLALHRDAAQKQDELVPDHDDLDDRQLAELDRLRTGLHDLVTMVATATWDGASLTRAAELLRPEDAAATAPGGIEAEADGNAASSTLHDLAEQSGQAERYLLRTLPAGA